The following proteins are encoded in a genomic region of Aptenodytes patagonicus chromosome 13, bAptPat1.pri.cur, whole genome shotgun sequence:
- the LOC143166690 gene encoding LOW QUALITY PROTEIN: urotensin-2 receptor-like (The sequence of the model RefSeq protein was modified relative to this genomic sequence to represent the inferred CDS: inserted 1 base in 1 codon) — protein MRQLPQQMPEMSRCPNGTECFHNQTGVRREERAYIRLSPPALEPSLLRFPPEELPGAALGEGGWRLRDHRWAVTCLVWLVAFLLALPAMILINLYTGHRSRVTKHMCHPAWQTGTYKVYLTVLSNTCILAPGIIVCCLYTKLARTYWRSRQAFVLSMEETSPCPKRKVLCTTSSTALAYWTCFLPFWLWQLFGISWYEQGDRGGTTVVSINFLVTRLACSDSCLNTFLYTLLSEHYSKYLRSRHRAAXEPARPPAPAVPPLRPSPGSRGALERTGAPCERQAPVLHASVPLG, from the exons ATGCGG cagctcccaCAGCAGATGCCTGAAATGTCAAGATGTCCCAACGGCACCGAGTGTTTCCACAACCAGACGGGGGTCAGAAGAGAAGAACGAGCTTATATCCGCCTCTCCCCACCGGCTCTGGAGCCGAGCCT CTTGCGATTTCCTCCAGAAGAGCTCCCCGGGGCGGCTCTCGGCGAGGGAGGATGGAG GTTGAGGGACCACCGGTGGGCGGTCACCTGCCTGGTGTGGCTGGTGGCCTTCCTCCTCGCCCTCCCCGCCATGATCCTCATCAACCTGTACACCGGTCACCGCAGCAGGGTGACCAAGCACATGTGCCACCCCGCCTGGCAGACGGGAACCTACAAGGTGTATCTCACCGTCCTCTCCAACACCTGCATCCTCGCCCCGGGCATCATCGTCTGCTGCTTGTACACCAAGCTGGCTAGGACCTACTGGAGGTCCCGGCAGGCTTTTGTTCTCAGCATGGAGGAAACCAGCCCATGTCCTAAACGGAAGGTCCTGTGTACGACCTCCAGCACCGCGCTCGCTTACTGGACTTGCTTCCTGCCCTTCTGGCTGTGGCAGCTCTTCGGCATCTCTTGGTACGAGCAGGGGGACCGGGGTGGCACCACCGTCGTCTCCATCAACTTCCTCGTGACCCGCCTGGCCTGCAGCGACAGCTGCCTCAACACCTTCCTCTACACGCTGCTCTCCGAACATTACAGCAAGTACCTGCGGAGCCGGCACCGGGCTG GTGAGCCtgcccgccccccggcccctgcTGTCCCCCCCCTCCGGCCATCGCCCGGCTCCCGGGGGGCTCTGGAGAGGACGGGTGCTCCCTGTGAGAGGCAGGCACCCGTATTGCACGCCAGTGTGCCACTGGGTTAA